Proteins encoded by one window of Streptococcus suis S735:
- the sdaAB gene encoding L-serine ammonia-lyase, iron-sulfur-dependent subunit beta, with product MTNLKFQSVFDIIGPVMIGPSSSHTAGAVRIGKIVSSIFGDEPTEVEFQLYNSFAKTYRGHGTDVALVAGILGMDTDDPRIPDSLDIARERGIKVYWRVNKDSNTPHPNTTRIIIKNDKKSISATGVSIGGGNIQVTELNGFSVNLNMNTPTIIIVHQDVPGMIAKVTDVLSKYDINIAQMNVTREKAGEKAIMIIEVDARQCENSIAEIEKIPHLHNVTFFN from the coding sequence ATGACAAACTTAAAATTTCAGTCGGTCTTTGATATTATTGGACCTGTTATGATTGGTCCATCTTCTAGTCACACAGCTGGGGCGGTCCGAATTGGGAAAATTGTGTCTTCCATCTTCGGCGATGAGCCGACAGAGGTGGAATTTCAACTCTATAATTCCTTTGCCAAGACCTATCGTGGTCACGGTACGGATGTAGCCTTGGTAGCAGGTATTCTGGGCATGGATACGGATGATCCCCGCATTCCTGACTCTCTTGATATTGCAAGAGAACGAGGCATTAAGGTTTACTGGCGTGTCAACAAGGACAGCAATACCCCACATCCCAATACCACCAGAATCATCATAAAAAACGATAAAAAATCCATCTCAGCCACAGGCGTTTCCATCGGTGGGGGAAACATTCAAGTAACAGAGCTCAACGGCTTCTCTGTCAATCTAAATATGAATACGCCAACTATTATTATTGTTCACCAAGATGTCCCTGGTATGATTGCGAAAGTGACCGATGTTCTTTCTAAGTATGACATCAATATCGCCCAAATGAACGTGACACGTGAAAAAGCTGGCGAAAAAGCCATTATGATTATCGAAGTGGATGCTCGCCAATGTGAAAATTCTATTGCAGAAATTGAAAAAATTCCACACCTGCACAATGTAACCTTCTTCAACTAG
- a CDS encoding LysM peptidoglycan-binding domain-containing protein, whose product MNITLKKNLKTTIAGLVAGISLLTAGVVSAETYTVKSGDTLSEIAETYNTTVEKLAEQNKITNLDFIHVGQVIELGDVTVKAVESSVEQTQSTSTSTATVTTSTYSSNLSAEDAAAKEWIAMKESSGSYDARNGIYIGRYQLTNTYLNGDYSPENQERVADAYVASRYGSWSAAKAFWLANGWY is encoded by the coding sequence ATGAACATTACATTAAAGAAAAACTTAAAAACAACTATTGCTGGTTTGGTAGCGGGAATCTCCCTTTTAACTGCGGGTGTAGTCAGTGCAGAAACCTATACTGTAAAGTCTGGTGATACCCTGTCTGAAATTGCTGAAACATACAATACTACTGTTGAAAAATTAGCAGAGCAGAATAAGATTACCAACTTAGATTTTATCCATGTCGGTCAAGTTATCGAATTGGGTGATGTGACAGTGAAGGCAGTAGAGAGTTCAGTTGAACAAACTCAATCAACATCAACTTCTACCGCAACAGTAACGACTAGCACCTATTCTTCAAATTTGAGTGCTGAAGATGCAGCAGCAAAAGAATGGATTGCAATGAAGGAATCAAGCGGTAGCTATGATGCCCGTAACGGTATCTACATTGGTCGTTACCAGTTGACAAATACTTACTTGAATGGTGATTACTCACCAGAAAACCAAGAGCGTGTAGCAGATGCTTATGTTGCTAGTCGCTATGGTTCATGGTCTGCAGCCAAGGCTTTCTGGTTGGCAAATGGTTGGTACTAA
- the mnmA gene encoding tRNA 2-thiouridine(34) synthase MnmA, translating into MSIDNSKTRVVVGMSGGVDSSVTALLLKEQGYDVIGIFMKNWDDTDENGFCTATEDYKDVAAVADQIGIPYYSVNFEKEYWDRVFEYFLAEYRAGRTPNPDVMCNKEIKFKAFLDYAMNLGADYVATGHYAQVTRDEDGTVHMLRGADNGKDQTYFLSQLSQEQLQKTMFPLGHLQKPQVREIAERAGLATAKKKDSTGICFIGEKNFKEFLGQYLPAQPGRMMTVDGRDMGEHTGLMYYTIGQRGGLGIGGQIGGDNEPWFVVGKDLSKNILYVGQGFYHESLMSTSLQASQVHFTRDMPEEFTLECTAKFRYRQPDSQVTVKVKGDKAEVIFAEPQRAITPGQAVVFYDGQECLGGGMIDMAYKDGEACQYI; encoded by the coding sequence ATGTCAATTGACAATTCTAAAACCCGTGTTGTTGTCGGTATGAGTGGCGGTGTGGATTCATCGGTTACGGCTCTCTTGCTCAAAGAGCAGGGCTACGATGTGATCGGCATCTTCATGAAAAACTGGGACGACACGGATGAAAATGGCTTCTGTACAGCAACAGAAGATTACAAGGATGTGGCTGCAGTGGCAGATCAAATCGGCATTCCTTACTACTCTGTCAACTTTGAAAAAGAGTACTGGGACCGCGTATTTGAGTACTTTTTAGCAGAGTATCGGGCTGGTCGCACGCCCAATCCAGATGTCATGTGTAACAAGGAAATCAAGTTCAAGGCTTTCTTGGATTACGCTATGAACTTGGGTGCGGACTATGTGGCGACAGGGCACTACGCTCAGGTTACCCGCGACGAGGACGGCACCGTTCATATGCTGCGTGGGGCAGATAATGGTAAGGACCAGACCTATTTCCTTAGCCAACTCTCACAGGAACAGCTGCAGAAAACCATGTTTCCGCTCGGCCATTTACAAAAGCCTCAGGTGAGGGAAATAGCAGAGCGAGCAGGCTTGGCGACCGCTAAAAAGAAAGACTCGACAGGCATCTGCTTTATCGGTGAAAAGAACTTCAAAGAATTTTTAGGGCAGTATTTGCCAGCCCAGCCCGGTCGGATGATGACCGTTGACGGTCGTGACATGGGAGAGCATACAGGCCTCATGTACTATACAATCGGTCAGCGGGGCGGGCTTGGTATCGGAGGACAAATCGGAGGGGACAATGAGCCTTGGTTTGTTGTCGGAAAAGACCTGTCAAAAAATATCCTCTATGTCGGTCAAGGCTTCTATCATGAGTCCTTGATGTCAACTTCTTTACAGGCTAGTCAAGTTCACTTTACACGTGATATGCCTGAAGAATTCACACTTGAGTGTACAGCTAAGTTCCGCTACCGTCAACCAGACAGTCAAGTGACTGTCAAGGTAAAAGGTGACAAGGCAGAAGTCATCTTTGCAGAGCCACAACGGGCTATCACACCAGGACAAGCCGTTGTTTTCTATGACGGACAGGAATGCCTCGGTGGCGGTATGATTGACATGGCCTATAAAGACGGAGAGGCTTGTCAGTATATTTAA
- a CDS encoding winged helix-turn-helix transcriptional regulator — protein MNKVSEYGICPFATTQKVLTGKWGLVIIYQLSTGTKRFNELQRLIPGITQTMLTRHLRQLEEDRIISRTVYAEVPPRVEYSLTEMGEKFRSVLDAVEAWGLEYIETLT, from the coding sequence TTGAACAAAGTTAGTGAATATGGTATTTGTCCTTTTGCAACAACGCAAAAAGTCTTGACTGGTAAGTGGGGATTGGTGATTATCTACCAACTCAGTACAGGAACGAAACGCTTCAATGAATTACAGCGACTAATTCCAGGTATTACTCAAACCATGTTAACAAGGCACCTTAGACAATTGGAGGAGGATCGCATTATTAGTCGCACGGTCTATGCAGAAGTCCCCCCTCGTGTAGAGTATAGCTTGACTGAAATGGGCGAAAAATTTCGTTCGGTGCTGGATGCTGTTGAGGCTTGGGGCTTAGAATATATTGAAACGTTAACGTAA
- the sdaAA gene encoding L-serine ammonia-lyase, iron-sulfur-dependent, subunit alpha, with protein MFYTIEELVQQADNFSGNVAELMIATEIELTGRSREEILTIMSRNLTVMKASIVDGLTESKSVSGLTGGDAAKLDAYMKSGKTLSDSAVLSAARNAMAVNELNAKMGLVCATPTAGSAGCLPAVLGVAIEKLNLTEEQQLDFLFTAGAFGLVIANNASISGAEGGCQAEVGSASAMSAAALTLAAGGTPYQASQAICFVIKNMLGLICDPVAGLVEVPCVRRNAMGASYAMVAADMALAGIESKIPVDEVINAMYQVGSALPTAFRETAEGGLAATPTGRRLAQEIFGED; from the coding sequence ATGTTTTATACTATCGAAGAATTAGTTCAGCAAGCAGACAACTTTTCTGGTAATGTAGCTGAACTCATGATCGCGACTGAAATTGAGTTGACCGGTCGTAGCCGCGAAGAAATATTGACAATTATGTCAAGAAACTTGACAGTTATGAAAGCCTCCATCGTAGATGGACTTACTGAAAGCAAATCCGTATCTGGTTTAACAGGAGGCGATGCTGCCAAGTTAGATGCCTATATGAAATCTGGTAAAACCTTGTCAGATTCCGCTGTCCTATCCGCCGCAAGAAATGCCATGGCCGTTAATGAATTGAATGCCAAAATGGGCTTAGTCTGTGCCACTCCGACAGCAGGATCTGCAGGCTGTCTACCAGCTGTGCTAGGAGTTGCTATTGAAAAGCTCAATTTGACAGAAGAACAGCAACTTGACTTCCTATTTACAGCTGGAGCCTTTGGACTAGTTATCGCCAACAACGCCTCCATCTCAGGTGCAGAAGGAGGCTGTCAGGCAGAAGTCGGATCTGCCTCTGCTATGTCTGCCGCAGCCCTGACACTGGCAGCAGGTGGAACTCCCTACCAAGCCAGCCAAGCCATCTGCTTTGTCATAAAAAATATGCTGGGTCTGATTTGCGATCCCGTCGCTGGTCTGGTAGAAGTCCCTTGTGTCAGACGTAATGCAATGGGAGCAAGCTACGCCATGGTAGCTGCCGATATGGCACTGGCAGGAATTGAATCAAAAATCCCTGTTGATGAAGTCATCAACGCTATGTACCAAGTGGGATCTGCCCTACCAACCGCCTTCCGTGAAACTGCCGAAGGAGGCCTTGCAGCTACACCGACGGGTCGTCGCCTTGCTCAAGAAATTTTTGGAGAAGATTGA
- a CDS encoding nuclear transport factor 2 family protein gives MSTNLEIFNAYNNALIAGDFAALFETMADDIIWHQPGNHSTSGAKIGKEVLGAHLATFAEKTNGTFKVVTNWVSDNDTLVAANVTFLGTRTDGEELNMNGIDLFRMEDGKIKEVWLFSADQKAEDAFWG, from the coding sequence ATGTCAACAAACTTAGAAATTTTTAATGCCTATAACAATGCTCTCATCGCTGGTGATTTTGCAGCTCTTTTTGAAACAATGGCAGACGACATTATCTGGCATCAACCCGGAAATCATTCAACATCTGGTGCTAAAATTGGTAAGGAAGTACTCGGAGCACATCTAGCAACTTTCGCCGAAAAAACAAATGGAACTTTCAAAGTAGTGACAAACTGGGTATCCGATAATGATACTCTTGTTGCCGCTAACGTAACATTCCTCGGTACTCGCACAGACGGTGAAGAACTAAACATGAATGGTATCGATCTTTTCCGTATGGAAGATGGCAAAATCAAGGAAGTTTGGCTCTTCTCAGCCGACCAAAAAGCCGAAGATGCTTTCTGGGGATAA